A single genomic interval of Pelodiscus sinensis isolate JC-2024 chromosome 28, ASM4963464v1, whole genome shotgun sequence harbors:
- the NEURL3 gene encoding E3 ubiquitin-protein ligase NEURL3 isoform X2, with the protein MGRAGPAGAAQESSLRLACVWEEPPAMGTCFGLPCDVDSRDEDSSQTLFFHPSTYGSKIRLYESCQVAERIDSFHDGIIFTSRPIHLHERVTLKILKKEGPWHGGLRVGFTSMDPLEIDASLLPPFACPNLVLQGRTWAAVLPDVCGEEDTVLTFWVDHRGRVFFGRQQGVQDILLLKGVPVRAPLWAIVDVYGHTKAVQLLAPACREFHGRPQGCTEPCVICFSHETSALLHPCGHASFCYCCAQKVFRRSGLCPLCRGQIQNISQARLGT; encoded by the exons atgggcagggccggcccagcaggagctgcacaggagagctctctccgcCTTGCCTGTGTGTGGGAAGAGCCGCCTGCCATGGGGACCTGCTTTGGCCTGCCGTGCG ACGTGGACAGTAGGGATGAGGACTCCTCCCAGACACTTTTCTTCCACCCTTCCACCTATGGCTCCAAGATCCGCCTGTACGAGTCCTGCCAGGTGGCCGAGCGGATTGACTCCTTCCATGACGGCATCATCTTCACCAGCCGGCCCATCCATCTCCACGAGAGGGTGACACTGAAGATCTTGAAGAAAGAGGGTCCCTGGCatggggggctgagggtgggcTTCACCTCCATGGATCCCTTGGAGATAGATGCCAGCCTTCTGCCTCCCTTTGCCTGCCCCAACCTGGTCTTGCAGGGCAGGACCTGGGCTGCAGTTCTGCCCGATGTCTGTGGAGAGGAAGACACTGTCCTCACCTTCTGGGTGGACCACAGGGGCAGGGTCTTCTTCGGCAGGCAGCAAGGGGTCCAGGACATTCTCCTGTTGAAAGGCGTCCCCGTGAGAGCCCCTCTCTGGGCCATCGTTGACGTCTATGGACACACCAAGGCGGTCCAGCTCCTGG CGCCGGCGTGCAGGGAGTTCCACGGCCGCCCGCAAGGGTGTACCGAGCCGTGTGTCATTTGCTTCTCGCACGAGACCAGCGCTCTGCTGCATCCCTGCGGCCATGCCAGCTTCTGCTACTGCTGTGCCCAGAAGGTGTTCAGAAGAAGCGGCCTTTGTCCCCTCTGCCGGGGGCAGATACAGAACAtcagccaggccaggctgggaacCTGA
- the NEURL3 gene encoding E3 ubiquitin-protein ligase NEURL3 isoform X1 yields MGRAGPAGAAQESSLRLACVWEEPPAMGTCFGLPCDVDSRDEDSSQTLFFHPSTYGSKIRLYESCQVAERIDSFHDGIIFTSRPIHLHERVTLKILKKEGPWHGGLRVGFTSMDPLEIDASLLPPFACPNLVLQGRTWAAVLPDVCGEEDTVLTFWVDHRGRVFFGRQQGVQDILLLKGVPVRAPLWAIVDVYGHTKAVQLLDPTRLCGDAGEPAPPLSPFQSDVLHAPACREFHGRPQGCTEPCVICFSHETSALLHPCGHASFCYCCAQKVFRRSGLCPLCRGQIQNISQARLGT; encoded by the exons atgggcagggccggcccagcaggagctgcacaggagagctctctccgcCTTGCCTGTGTGTGGGAAGAGCCGCCTGCCATGGGGACCTGCTTTGGCCTGCCGTGCG ACGTGGACAGTAGGGATGAGGACTCCTCCCAGACACTTTTCTTCCACCCTTCCACCTATGGCTCCAAGATCCGCCTGTACGAGTCCTGCCAGGTGGCCGAGCGGATTGACTCCTTCCATGACGGCATCATCTTCACCAGCCGGCCCATCCATCTCCACGAGAGGGTGACACTGAAGATCTTGAAGAAAGAGGGTCCCTGGCatggggggctgagggtgggcTTCACCTCCATGGATCCCTTGGAGATAGATGCCAGCCTTCTGCCTCCCTTTGCCTGCCCCAACCTGGTCTTGCAGGGCAGGACCTGGGCTGCAGTTCTGCCCGATGTCTGTGGAGAGGAAGACACTGTCCTCACCTTCTGGGTGGACCACAGGGGCAGGGTCTTCTTCGGCAGGCAGCAAGGGGTCCAGGACATTCTCCTGTTGAAAGGCGTCCCCGTGAGAGCCCCTCTCTGGGCCATCGTTGACGTCTATGGACACACCAAGGCGGTCCAGCTCCTGG ATCCCACAAGGCTCTGTGGAGACGCTGgggagcctgccccacccctcagcccattCCAATCTGACGTGCTGCATG CGCCGGCGTGCAGGGAGTTCCACGGCCGCCCGCAAGGGTGTACCGAGCCGTGTGTCATTTGCTTCTCGCACGAGACCAGCGCTCTGCTGCATCCCTGCGGCCATGCCAGCTTCTGCTACTGCTGTGCCCAGAAGGTGTTCAGAAGAAGCGGCCTTTGTCCCCTCTGCCGGGGGCAGATACAGAACAtcagccaggccaggctgggaacCTGA